DNA from Chryseobacterium wanjuense:
AACCCAGCTCAGGACGTTTTTTCAATTCCTTTACAAAGTCGTTACTTACTTTTTCCATTTTCTGGTAATCTCCACTTCCCGCTTTATCCAATAAACGAAGCTCGAAACCACCGGCTGCACCGTACCCCGGAATCGAAGGCGGCTGGAAGAATTCTATATTCGCACCCGGAATATTTTTAGCCTTTTCTTCTAGCTTTTCGATAATTTCTGCGGCAGATTCTTTACGGTCTTCCCAGCTTTTAAGGTTAATCAAACAAGTACCGGAATTGGAACCTGTACCTTCCGTCAGGATTTCGTAACCAGCCAGTGAAGAAACAGATTGTACCCCATCGATATCCTCAGATTCTCTCAATAATTCTTTTGCAATCTGATTCGTTCTTTCCAGTGTTGAACCCGGTGGTGTCTGGATAATTGCATAAATCATCCCCTGATCTTCCGCCGGAATAAACCCTGATGGAAGTGAATTGCTCAGGAAGAAAGTACAAGCACAGAACGCCAATAATAATGGTAAAGTAACTGTTTTCTTTGTAACCGTTTTATTCAACATTTTTTCATACTTCCCTGCTCCTTTGGTGAATAAATTATTGAATTTATCCAGGAAAATAGTGATCGGCGTTCTTCTTTTTGCTTTGCCGTGGTTATTTTTTAGAATTAAAGCACATAAAGCCGGAGTCAATGTCAAGGCTACTACCCCGGAAAGGATAATCGCCGAAGCCATCGTAATCGAGAACTGACGATAGAAAACCCCAACCGGACCCGACATGAATGCAATCGGGATGAATACAGATGCCATTACCAAAGTGATCGCGATAATCGCCCCACTGATCTCGTGCATCGCCTCTTCAGTCGCCTTTAACGGGGATAAATGTTTCTCTTCCATCTTGGCGTGAACAGCTTCAATAACCACAATCGCGTCATCGACCACAACCCCGATCGCCATTACGAGGGCAAAGAGCGAGATCATGTTTAAGGTAATTCCAAAGGCGGACATGACGGCAAAAGTACCGATCAATGAAACCGGAACCGCAATCGCCGGAATCAATGTTGAACGCCAGTCTCCCAAGAAAAGGAATACCACGATCGCCACCAAAATAAACGCTTCAAACAAAGTGTGGATAACCTTTTCAATCGACGCATCCAGGAATCTTGACACGTCATAACTGATGTCGTAGTGCATACCTTTCGGGAAGGTTGTTTTCTGCAGTTCTTCCATCAAAGATTTTACGTTTTTGATAACGTCACTTGCGTTGGAACCGTAGGACTGCTTTACCGTGATCGCTGCAGAAGGTTTACCATTCAATGTAGAATAAATATCGTACATCGAAGAACCGAATTCTATATCTGCAACATCTTTTAGTCTGATAAATTCTCCGTCTGGCTTGGCTTTAAGGATAATATTTCCGTAATCTTTTTCATTATTAAAACGACCCGGATATTTTAAAATATATTCAAATGACTGAGATCTTTTTCCGGAGCTTTCCCCCGTTTTACCCGGAGATGCTTCCAAACTCTGCTGGTTTAATGCTTCCATTACTTCATCTGCGGAAATACTGTAAGCTGTTAACCTGTCGGGCTTCAGCCAAATACGCATCGCATATTCTCTGGTTCCCAAAATATCTGCGAAACCAACTCCGCTTACCCTTTTCAATTCGGACATCACGTTGATATCTGCATAGTTGAAAAGGAATTTCTGGTCGGCTTTCGGATCATCACTATACAAGTTAATGTACATCAACATGTTAGGCTCTTCACGAGTGATTTTCACCCCTTCACGCACTACCAATGGCGGAAGTTTATTGACCACCGAAGAAACACGGTTTTGTACGTTTACGGCTGCTACGTTCGGGTCGGTTCCCAAATCGAAAACCACCTGAATAGAAGCTTCCCCGTCGTTTCCGGCATCGGAAGTCATATATTTCATTCCCGGTACACCATTTAGACCTCTTTCCAACGGAATAACCACGGATTTGATCAACAATTCGTTGTTGGCTCCCGGATATTCTGCGGTGATGTTTACTTTTGGCGGTGAAATAGACGGGAACTGTGTAACCGGTAATTTAACCAGGGACAAAATTCCCATAAATACGATAATCAATGAGATTACAATAGACAGAACAGGTCTGCGAATGAATTTCTTAAACATAATACTGCTTCATTTATAGAGTCCTACTCTGCTTTTAATTTCAATGATTGAAGAACTTTTTTCGGATCCTGGAATTTCGTCTGAACCTTCTGATCGTCTTTCACTTTCTGAACACCTTCCAGTAAGATTTTATCTCCAGTTGCCAACCCGGAACCTACCACATATACATCTGGAAGCTCATAAGCTACTTTAATATTTTTAGACTTTACCACTCCATTTTTATCAACCACGAAAACATATTTCTGATCCTGAATTTCGTAGGTTGTTTTTTGAGGAATGATTAAAGCATTTTTCAGCGGTAAAGTCATTCTTACTTTTCCTGTTTCTCCGTTTCTTAATAATTTATTCGGATTTGGAAATTTTGCTCTGAACGCGATATTACCTGTTTCATTGTCAAATTCCCCTTCAATGGTCTGAACTTCCCCTTTCTGAGGGAAAATATCTCCGTTTGCCATCACCAAAGAAACCTGATTGCTTCCTCTCGATGCTGCATTCATCTGATAATTCAGATATTCCGGTTCGGAAACGTTGAAATACGTGTAGATATCATCATTATCCGACAAAGATGTCAGCAAATCTCCTTCATCGATCAAACTACCCAATTTCAAAGGAAGTCTGTTGATAATCCCTGAAAACGGAGCTTTAATGTCTGTGAATGACAAGTGGATCTGAGCCAGCTTTGCTTCTGCATTGGCTGCATCTAATTTTGCCTTTGCCATTGCTCTTTCGTTTTTAGAAACAATGTTGTTGTTGGCTAATGTCGTTGCATTTTTCAGCTCGATGGTGGCCTGTGCTACCTCGGCTTGTGCCTTTAGTAATTCTGCCTGATACAATTTTGGCATGATCCGGAACAATGTCTGACCCTGGTGAACATACTGACCTTCGTCCACAAAGATTTTTTCTAAAAAACCTTTTTCCTGTGCACGAACTTCAATGTTCTTTACAGACTGGATCTGAGCTACATATTCTTTATCAATCACCGTATCCATTACTACTGGAGAGGTAACCGGATAAACCGCAGCTTCTTCTTTTTCTTCTTTTTTCTTGTTACAACCTGTGAACAACAAAAGACTTCCTAGCGCAATACTTGCGACAACTCTTTTCATCATAATACTAGAGTTTATATAAATCGTTAATGTTTTAAATGAAATAAAAATGGTAATGGAGAATAGTTGCAGTGTGAAGATTACCGGCAAACACAATGCATGAGCTTTCCCACCGGATCAGCCGACAGAAAATAATCGAAAAATGAAATTTTAAATTCTGATAGAACGAATCAGAATGAATCTTTTTACAGAGGAAAATTCGGATAGATAGCCGTGAATGGTCGGCTTTAATTTTTTGAAGCTTTTTAACCCAAAAATATAGACCAAAGTAAAAATACTTGCAAAAACAACAATGGTCTGCAAGGTATCTGACAATTGAAAGTCGTCCTCGGTAAGTTCCAGCGAATATGCATTTCCTGCATCATCGGGCGCCTGCTGAATAGAGAGTTTTTCGTAAGTCTGATTTAAGCGGTTTGCTCTTTTGGGTAAATTTTGAGAAGTATGGGTGGTACTTTGGAGAGTTTTGACATTGATCTTGCTTTCCACTACGAATAGCAGAAACAGGCCAGTCAAAAAGTATACTATATAATTTCTCATTTTGCAGTTGCAAATGTAACTCTAAGTTTGAATACATTTCCAAACAATTTCATGATAAATTGCATATATTAACAATATTTAACGATCCTTTAAATAAGCTGAAAGCGCTTTATTAGGGATTTTTCAATAATTAAAGGTTAAAATTTTATCGCACAATCCATCTCTTTCATTGAAAATTCAATTAAAAAATTAGTTGACTTTAAAATGGACAACCTGATTACTCATGTATTAAAATAATTTTCTCCCAAAATATTTCCCTGAACCTTTTTTAACATTGCAATTCTGAAGATTTATTTCGTTAAATGCTTGTTAATAAAAATTTTACATTATTTATTTATAAAATTTCATATCTTTATATAAATAAGTAACTATATGGTGAATAATTTCACTTTACATTTCAATTATTCAGAAAAAAATATAATTATTGATTTTCCTAAAATCCGGAAAGTTCCAGAACACCGTGTATTACAAAACTTAAAATCAGGATTAAAATATATTAATAAACTGATTTTCCCTTTCAAAAAACCAGATTCATCTATTCATTTACAAAATACTTATTGTCTTCCCGGAACTTTAAAAATACGGGCTCCAGACAAGACTTATGCTTAAAAAACAAATCAAATCAAAATAACTTTGAAAATACTATTAATTATGAAAAAAACCACATTACTAGGGTTCGCATTCTGCTCGATCCTTACCTTTTCACAAGTGGGTGTTCACACCCAAAATCCACAAAACACCTTTCATATAGACGGTGCCAAAGACAATCCTGCTACCGGTGC
Protein-coding regions in this window:
- a CDS encoding efflux RND transporter permease subunit, which gives rise to MFKKFIRRPVLSIVISLIIVFMGILSLVKLPVTQFPSISPPKVNITAEYPGANNELLIKSVVIPLERGLNGVPGMKYMTSDAGNDGEASIQVVFDLGTDPNVAAVNVQNRVSSVVNKLPPLVVREGVKITREEPNMLMYINLYSDDPKADQKFLFNYADINVMSELKRVSGVGFADILGTREYAMRIWLKPDRLTAYSISADEVMEALNQQSLEASPGKTGESSGKRSQSFEYILKYPGRFNNEKDYGNIILKAKPDGEFIRLKDVADIEFGSSMYDIYSTLNGKPSAAITVKQSYGSNASDVIKNVKSLMEELQKTTFPKGMHYDISYDVSRFLDASIEKVIHTLFEAFILVAIVVFLFLGDWRSTLIPAIAVPVSLIGTFAVMSAFGITLNMISLFALVMAIGVVVDDAIVVIEAVHAKMEEKHLSPLKATEEAMHEISGAIIAITLVMASVFIPIAFMSGPVGVFYRQFSITMASAIILSGVVALTLTPALCALILKNNHGKAKRRTPITIFLDKFNNLFTKGAGKYEKMLNKTVTKKTVTLPLLLAFCACTFFLSNSLPSGFIPAEDQGMIYAIIQTPPGSTLERTNQIAKELLRESEDIDGVQSVSSLAGYEILTEGTGSNSGTCLINLKSWEDRKESAAEIIEKLEEKAKNIPGANIEFFQPPSIPGYGAAGGFELRLLDKAGSGDYQKMEKVSNDFVKELKKRPELGSAFTFYSASFPQYMLRVDNDLAEQKGVTIENAMDNLSTLIGSNYETSFIRFDRPYKVIVQAGPQYRALPTDLLKLYVKNDKDQMVPYSDFMHLEKVYGLSEITRHNMYNSSEVSGTPAPGYSSGQAIAAIKEVADKTLPRGFGIDWAGISKDEVSRGNEAIFIFLVCLGFVYLILSAQYESFILPLPVILSLPTGIFGAFLCLKLLGLENNIYAQVAMVMLIGLLGKNAVLIVEFAVQKKAEEGIPVAQAAIEGAAIRFRPILMTSFAFIAGLIPLVMATGPGAVGNRTIGTAAAGGMLIGTIFGLMIIPGLYYIFGTIAEKSKLAKYEEENPLTEQTEPYQHDDKHEDL
- a CDS encoding efflux RND transporter periplasmic adaptor subunit; translation: MKRVVASIALGSLLLFTGCNKKKEEKEEAAVYPVTSPVVMDTVIDKEYVAQIQSVKNIEVRAQEKGFLEKIFVDEGQYVHQGQTLFRIMPKLYQAELLKAQAEVAQATIELKNATTLANNNIVSKNERAMAKAKLDAANAEAKLAQIHLSFTDIKAPFSGIINRLPLKLGSLIDEGDLLTSLSDNDDIYTYFNVSEPEYLNYQMNAASRGSNQVSLVMANGDIFPQKGEVQTIEGEFDNETGNIAFRAKFPNPNKLLRNGETGKVRMTLPLKNALIIPQKTTYEIQDQKYVFVVDKNGVVKSKNIKVAYELPDVYVVGSGLATGDKILLEGVQKVKDDQKVQTKFQDPKKVLQSLKLKAE